The Pseudomonas viciae genomic interval GACATGCACAACCAGCCGTTCGCCGCAGTGCGCTGCGCTCAGAATAAGTCGGGGATGTTGCAGTTCACTGACAGTCCCTAGTCTTGTTGGCTTTCAGCGGAAGAAAGTAGGCCGCCCAACCGCGCGCCATCAACATCAGGTTGGTGCCATCGCGTAACAGCAGGCTAGCGGTTGCCCGGCGCACCTCTTTGGCGCTGACGCGACCGCGGGCGATGTCGAGACGGGCGAAGCCGTGCAGATGTCGCAGCACGTCGAACGCCATGAGCGCCGATGCCGCCAGGAAATAAAGAATGCGTTGCCAATAGGGAATGCCCAATGCTTGCAGCAGATCCGTGGTGACATGCTGATGCGCGACTTCTTCCTGACAGTGCCATCGCCACAGGCGCGTCTGTGACGATGCGTTGGCCGAGAGCAGGCCGTGCTTGCGCAGGGCCACCCCGGAGATCACCGCCGTCACGTGTTCGAACGCCGCAGCCAAGGCCAGTTGCGCATTCAGTGACCATTTCGATTGCAGGGCTTGGAGATCCTTTTCGATCCCCAGTTCGTACTGCTTGACCTCAAAGCCCTGCTTTTCCAGCTGCTGGTTGTAGAGCCTATGGGCGCGCTGGTGGGCCCGTTCCTCCGCGACAAAGCGGCGCGAGTCCTCAGCAAGCGCCGAGGTCTGTTGCAGCTGCGCGGCGGACTTCTCCACCACCGAAATCACGAATTGTTCGCCGGCAGGGAGCAGCACCGAAAAGGCATCGAACAAGTACGTCTTGATCGGCGTGTCGTTCCAGAAAGGCTTGAAAGTATCGGCGTCGCAAGGCTCGTCGATGACCTGCTGTGGGGAAAAGTCCAAGGGTCAGTCCTTCATGCTTGAATGCGTGGCGCCGGCGGCAGCTATCTCGCGGATCAGCCCGGTGCAATAGCCATGAGTGACCTGCGCTTTTCGGGCATACACGTCGTCCTTCATGAGCGCGGCATGCACGTGGGGCAGGCGAAAACCCGGGATAGCCGGGTACAGGTGATGCTCGGCATGAAAGCCGACCCCGTGGGGTGCGATCAAGAGACGCTCCCACCAGGATGCAATGACCGTTCGAGAGGCGCCGTGGCCGGGCTGAGGCATCGCGAAGTGCTCCGCCACGTCGCGCCAATACAGCAGCGCCATCAACACCGTGAACATCGGTATAAGCCAGTACACCAGTGCCGCCAGCCACAAGTGGAACCCGGTCAGCACCGCCGCGAGCAGCAGGGCGAAAATCCATTGCCTGTACTGAGTGGCGGGAGGGCACTGCGAGGCCATTTTTGACGTCACCAGGGCGGTTCTGAATTCGTGGAGGCTGAACAGCCCGACGCAGTGCTTCAACATCAGCACAAGCATGCCGATGGCCGATTTGGGGAACCTGAATCGGTCCTGTCCCTTGCATGACACCCAGTTGGGGTCGTGGTCAGTGGCGGTATGCCGATGATGGGCGGCGTGGTCGCGACGAAAACCGAACAAGGTAATGGTGAAGGGCAGCGCCGTGAGAAAATCGCCCAATGTGTCGTTAAGCTCGGGACGAGTCCGGCTGAATTGCCGATGTGAAAACTCATGCATCAGGATCAGCAATGCATGCTGCCGGGTGGCGATGAACACAACGGCCAGCACCGAGGCGAAAATTGTCTGGGCCTGGATGGCCAGGCCCGCCGCAGACAGAATCAGCGCCCATTCCCAAAGCGTGCTGGCAAGCAAGCGCAAGGGCGCGGGGCGCCCCCACTCCAGTAACCGGGCACGCTCGACGGTATGTTCGTGCTGCCTGCGTGATTGCGCAGGCTCGGTAGGGTTAAACATCCGACAGCCTCCTCAGGCCCGAACCAAAGTAAGAAATGAGTACGGCTGCCAGGAGCAGCGCGCCGGTGGCAAGGAATACGGCCTGGAGGGACACGAACTGCAGAACCCAGCCCGCAATCGCCGCCGAGACTGGCGCCAGGCCAAAAAACACCAGCATGAACAGGCTCATGCCGCGCCCAAGCAGCCTCGGCGGCAATGAGCGCTGCAGCCAGGTGAATGCCATGACCTGGACGAAACCGCCGCAAACCCCGATAGCAAACAGCAATGCCACGCCTTGCCAAAGGGCGTCTATCCATCCCAATGGCATCAGCAGTACGGCGATGGCGGCGTCCACGACGAGCAGGGTGATGCCCAGATTGACCATTCGCAGTTTTGGCCGGGCGGTAAACATCAGCATGCCAAGCAGCGTGCCAGCCCCCTGCGCGCCGAACAGCCATCCCAGCGCGGTCGCCTCGGGCGTGAAGCGTTCATGGGTCAGCAGCGGCAAGGCGACCTGCACCGGCCCGCTCATGAGTAATGTCATGGCGGCCATGTAGGTCAGGTACGTGCGCAGACGTCGATCCTGAAAGAAATACCGCAAGCCCTCTGCCGTCGTCGTGATGACGCCGGCTTCGGGGCCAGGGGCTCGGCGCACAGGCAAGGCGCGTAGCCCGAACGCCGCCAGGGCGAAGGTGAACGCGTCGAGGGCGAATGCGATGACATAGCCGTCCAGCGCACCGTTAGCTGCCGACCTGGCGCCAGCGGGCAAGAATGCGCTGGCGATGACGCTTCCGGCGGCCACCGGACCGAGGGCGATGGTCACTTGCCGCAGTGCCAGGAAAACCCCGTTGGCCCGCTCCAGGTCGCGGGCATTGACGATGCCAGGCACCAGCGCACTGCCGGCGGGCAGCGTCAGGGCACTGAACAACCCCAACAGCGCCGCGCCCCCATAGATCACCGGTAAGCTCGCGTGACCGTGATAGACCGCCCAGGCCAGGCCGGACAACGCCAGCGCACTCGCGTAGCAGCCAAACATCCAGATCGAGCGGGCACCGAAGCGGTCAACCAGTGAGCCGCCCGTCAACAGGAACAGGGCACGGGGCAGGGCGAGTGCGGCGAATGCCCAACCAAGTGCCATCGGGTCTGGCGATACCACCATGATCAGCAAGGGGAAGGCGACCAGGGTGAACTGATCACCCAACATCGATGCCACGGCGCACGCCAGCAGGCGCCGGAAGTTTCGATCTCGGGCCAGCGCCGGTGCCGGGCGCTCCAGCGCGAGGGCGGTGTTCACAGGCACGCGAAGAACAGTTTTTTCATGCGTTGCAACCAGGGCAACGGGACACGCTTCCATATGAACGAAAGCCCGGACAGCGGCACTTTACCCAGAATCAACACGCCGACATCCAGCGAAGGCTCGTGGGGGAAATAGTTGTCTTTGATGGCGACAATCTTGCGAAAGCCTTTTTTGAAGTAGTAGCGCAACTGTGGGTCCAACGGCAGGCCCTGGCGCTCACTGCGCACGTACTGGGCGACCGTGATATCGGGATTCTTCGACAGCCAGCCCCTCAGGCCCGGAACGGGGGAGCCCAGGTAGACGTCTGACCATCCCTGTTTCAAGGCATAGGGCCAGAAAAATTCGAAAATGGCATTGGCCGCTTTCGAGTCGACACTGCTCAAGCTGATGCCGAACAACGTGCCGGTTCTGATGGCATCGTCACCGTGCTGTTTCCTGGCGCAATCTGCCCAGGTCGAGCACTGGCGTATGAGATCGTGGCGGGTAGGTTTCATGAACAACGACGCCAGCGCGGTACCGGTACGCGAACAAAACGCACCGACGCTCAGGGCAGGAAACGCAGCGATTCGTGAGGCCAGCATGGAAGCATCGGCACGCTGTTCCTCTGTCCATTTCCTGTGCTCGAGTTCGAGCAGTGAGGGGATATCGTCGCGGGATAGAAATCGAACGTTGATCTCACCAGCAAGGGTGGAGTCGTGGGGCTGCACGTCATGCGCCTGTTGCCAGGCGTTCGGGTATTCGGAAGCTGGGTTCTTCAGAAGTTTTTGCATCGCGTGGGCGGCTCACCGATTGAAGTGGATTGAATCAATCGGCGCCCACGCTATGGCACTGGTGTGAAAATCTGATGACGAAATGAATTTGGGCAAGCGAGGCCTTTGGCAGCGCCTACAGGTACTGGATCACCTCTCGCAACTCGCCAAGATCCGGCACGTTGCTGATGGCCGCTGCGGGGCTGGACCATGGATAGTCCAGGCTCGAGACCCAGGCCATGATGGCCGGCAGATCGCTCGCCGGCAGGGTTTTCATGTGCTCGATGGTGATGGTCAGGCGCTCGGCCAGTCTCGACTGGGGGTTGAATTGCCAGTCATACAAGCCACAGCCAACACGGGCCTCGCCGCTGCTCTTGTCGGACATCGCCACCAGCCATTTGCACCGGAACACGTTGGCGTCCGCCGCCGGTGGGGCGCCCAGGCAAAACGTGTAGACGTTTTCGAAGGTCTGGCCAAAGCGCCGGACCAATACGTCGCCAATGGCCGCCCGGCCTTCAACGTGGCCGGGAAAGGAAATAGAACCGGTGCGCACCACCATGTCCAGAACGGCATCTGGCGCAAAGGCCTGGTTCAGCAGGTGAGGGCGGTTACCGTCCTTGGCGTGGATGTACTGTTGAATCGAGAGTAGAGCCGTGTTCATCGCATGTCCTTATCAGGTTGAGAACGGCCTCGACCGAGGCTCACACATCACTGTTACATAAACCGAGCTCATGAAGATTGCCGGCAAACAGGTTAACTAAATTAATCAGTTTTCAGTCATTTGCGAATTTCCGGCAATTGCTTAAGCTTCCAGAGTCGCAATGCATTGGTCCGGCGTTATGCCTGAGATTATCAATATCGCCTTATATTGCGTCTATCGATGGCTTTTATGAGCCTAAAAATTAAGAAACTTAACGGTTTCCTTTGGCGTTTTTTTTGGCATACTCCCTCCAGCGAGTCTGCCTCGGTGCCTGCTCGCCGAATATTAGTGCTGAATAATAACAATCCAACCAGCAGGAATTCACGCCATGAGCATCATCGGTCACCAAGCTGCGGCGGTCAGCGCCGAACAACTCGCCACAACGCTCGCGCAAATGAAGCAGGCCCATCTGGAGGAGGGGCCCGCAAGCCTGGAACTTCGCCACGATCGCCTCGACCGGGCAATTGCCCTGCTTCTGGAGAACCGCGAAGCCATCGTTGCCGCGGTGTCGGCGGACTTCGGTAATCGCGCCCGCGAGCAGACGCTGCTGTCCGATATCGCCGGTTCCGTGGCAAGCCTCAAGCATTGCCGCGAGCACCTGGCCGAGTGGATGCGATCAGAGTCGCATCCGGCGCCGTTCCCCGGTTGCCAGGCGCGGGTCGACTACCAGCCGGTGGGCGTGGTGGGTGTCATCAGTCCGTGGAATTTCCCTATCGTGCTGGCTTTCGGGCCACTGGCAAGCATCTTTGCCGCCGGTAACCGGGCCATGCTCAAACCCTCTGAACTGACCCCGCGCACTTCGGCGTTGATCGCCGAACTGATTGCCCGTTATTTCGACGCCCGTGAGCTCACCACGGTGTTGGGTAGCGCTGAGGTTGGTGCGCTGTTCAGTGCGCAACCCTTCGACCATCTGATCTTTACCGGGGGCACCGCGGTGGCCCGGCACATCATGCGCGCAGCCTCGGACAATCTGGTGCCGGTGACCCTGGAGCTGGGCGGCAAGTCACCGGTGCTGGTCTCGCGTAGCGCCGACCTCGCCACGGTGGTGCAGCGGGTCCTGACAGTGAAGACGTTCAACGCCGGGCAGATCTGCCTGGCTCCAGACTACGTGCTGCTGCCGGAAGAGTTGTTGGAGGACTTCGTCGCCGAGGCCGTAGGCTTTGTCAGTGCCATGTACCCCACCTTGCGTAGCAACCCTGATTACACTTCTATCATCAACCCGCGTAATTTCGACCGTTTACAGGGTTACCTCGTCGATGCCCGCGCCAAAGGCGCGCGGCTGGTCGAGATCAACCCGGCCCAGGAGGATCTGAGCGATCGCGAGGTTCGCAAGATTGCCCCGACCCTGGTGCTCGATACCCACGAGCAGATGCAGGTGCTGCGCGAGGAAATCTTCGGCCCGCTGTTGCCGATCAAGACCTATCGCGATTTCGCTACGGCGATCGACTACGTCAACAGCCAGCCACGACCGTTGGCGGCCTATTATTTCGGCGAGGACGCCGCTGAGCGTCAGCAGGTGCTGGAGCGAACGACTTCGGGCGGCGTGGTGATCAATGACGTCATGAGCCATGTGCTGTTCGAGGCGCTGCCGTTCGGCGGTGTCGGTCACTCTGGTATGGGGGCCTATCACGGCGTCTATGGTTTCCGTACCTTCAGCCATGCCAAGGCGGTGGTGGTGCAGAGCCCGATCGGTGAGTCGAACCTGGCAATGCGCGCGCCCTACGGCGCAATGATCCATGGCTTGCTGGATCAATTGCTGACGGCTTGAGCCGCGAAGGAGTTTGACCATGAACGCGATGCAAACCCTCAAGGCCAAGCTGCTGCGCGCCTTTGCCAAGCGCATGAAAGGCAAGTTCACCTATGACGCGGCGCAGTATCCGCTGCGCGCGGTCGACGAGAAACTCATCCCGACGGCCTGGGGGCCGGCGCGGGCGCTGTTCTATTGGCCCAATTCGCCGTCCAGCGAACCTCTGCCGGTCTATCTGAACCTGCATGGCGGCGGTTTCGTGGCCGGGGTACCGGAGCATGACGACAGTTATTGCCGTCGCCTGGCACACAACCTCGGTTGCCTGGTGGTCAATCTGGATTATGTCCTGGCCCCCGAACATCCCTTTCCCGCAGGCTTGCGACAGAGCTTCGAGGTGCTTGAGTGGCTGGCCGGACAGGCCACGGCCCTGGGGATCGACCCACAACGCATCGCCGTCGGCGGGCACAGCGCCGGGGGCAACCTCGCTACCGGCGTGGCCAATCTGGCGCGGGGGCACCAACGGTTGCGGGTGGTGCATCAGGTCATCGACTATGCGGCATTGAATTTTACCCAGGATCCCGAGCTGAAGCTTTCGCCTCTCGACAAGCCGTTACTCGGCACTGGCCTGATGCGCTTCTTCAATAGTTGCTACCTGAGTGATCCGGCCCATGCCCACGACCCACTGGCCTCACCGTTGCTGGCGCCGGTCGAGGCGTTGCAGGGAATGCCCGCCACCACGTTGATCACCGCCGAGTACGACATCCTGCGCGCTGAAGGGCAGGCCTATGCAGAGAAACTGCGTCAGGCCGGCGTTCCGGTAAACGAAAAAATGTTCCCAGGTTGCGACCATATGTTCACCCACCTGGGGCCGGATGCCTCGGCGCAGGAGGCCTGGCAACTCATCGAGGACTCCCTGCGTGAGGCGTTTTCAGGCCATTGCGTTAAGCTAGACACCTTTGCGAATGCATCAGCGCCGGGACACGTGCACCATGCCAATCAACAGGGCTCGTAATGCCTGACATCACTGCGCGGCCCGCCAAACGCGGTCGCCCGCCGCTGCGCAGCCGCGAGGAGCAGATGAGTCTGCTGCTGGATGCGGCGGCGCAGGCGCTCGGCAGCGGCAACTTCGCCAACGTCACCATGGATGCCATCGCCCGCGCCGCCGGCATCTCGAAGAAGACCGTGTATCTGCTGGTGGCGAGTAAGGAAGAGCTGCTCTCGCAGTTGGTGGCCCGTGACTTGTCCACCCTTGAACTGCTACTGGAAAGCGGTATCGACTGCGCCGAGGATCTGCTCAGCGAATTACGCATGTACCTGACCCTGTGGGCGCGCCTGACCCTCTCGCCATTGGCTCTGGGTCTTTATCTCATGGCTGCACAAGGGCGCGAGAATGCACCGGGCATTGCCCGGATCTGGTATCAGGAAGGCGCCGAGCGCTGCCTGAGTCTGTTGCGTGGCTGGCTGGGCAAGGCGGCGGGCAAGGGGTTGCTGGCAAACGAGAATGTCGAGGCGGCAATCGAATTGATCGATGCGCTGCTGATCTCCCAACCGCTCAAGCTCTTCACCCTCGGGGTGCAACAGAGCTGGTCCGACGAGCAGATCGAGCAGCGGGTCGAAGTGGCCATTGGCATGTTCGGTCGCTGTTTTATCCAGCATGCGCCCGCGCCTTGAGCGCACTCGGACGACACCGTTACTCCCTCGCCGATCTGCGCGACAGGCGATAGGACAACTGGGCGCGGGTCAGGCCGAGCCGACGGGCCGCTTCAGAGACATTGCCTTTCACCTCGCTCAGGCAGTGGTCAATCATGGTGTCCTCGATCTCTTGCAGCGACAGTCGACTCAGATCCTTTCCGCCGAACAGGGCCTGGATCGCTTCATCGCCTGTGTCGGCTGCCGCGGCAGTCGGACGCTGGACGGGTGCCTGGTCATTCGGGGCGGCAGCCAGTTGGCCGCGAGTGCCGATGGAGAACATCGGCAGGGCCAGGCGTTCACCGCTGGTAAACAGGTGCGCCAGGTCGATTGCGCCGCCATCCGGGGCGCTGATCACGCCACGTTCCACCAGGTTCTGCAACTCGCGAATATTGCCCGGAAAGTCATAGGCCAGCAGGGTGTCGGCGGTGCGCGGGGTGAAGCCGCTGATCTGCCGACCGTGGCGCTGGGTGAAGCGATGCAGGAAGTGAGTCATCAGCAGCGGGATGTCTTCCTTGCGTTCGCGCAGCGGCGGCAGGTGAATCGGAAATACGTTCAGACGGAAGAACAGGTCCTCACGGAACTCGCCACGCTGGGCGGCGGCGCGCAGGTCGACGTTGGTCGCAGCGACCACCCGTACATCGACTTTCAGGGTACGACTGCCGCCAACCCGCTCGACCTCGCCTTCCTGGAGTACGCGGAGCAGCTTGCCCTGGGCCACCAGGCTGAGGGTGGCGATCTCGTCGAGGAACAACGTGCCGCCATCGGCGCGCTCGAAGCGTCCAGCGCGCGATTGAGTGGCACCGGTGTAGGCTCCGCGCTCGACACCAAACAGCTCCGACTCCATCAGGTTTTCCGGAATAGCCGCGCAGTTGATGGCGACGAAGGGCTCATCGTGGCGTGGGCTGATGCGATGCAGCATCCGGGCGAACACTTCCTTGCCGACCCCCGACTCACCGGTAAACAGCACCGTCGCCTGGGTCGGCGCGACCCGCCTTAACATGTGACAGGCGGCGTTGAAGGCCGAAGAGATGCCGACCATGTCGGTGTCTTGCGCCGGTGTCGGATCCGCTTGCAGGCCAGCGGGCAGGGCACCTTTATCGCTACGGCTGTCCGCCGACACGCTGCGCCCGCCGGTGCTGACGAAGGGTTCGGCGTTGAGGTCGGCCAGATCCGCTTCGGCGTCTTCCCATTCCTCGGCGGGTTTTCCGACCAACCGGCAGATGCTGGAGCCAGTGGAGCGGCATTCGACCTCGCGGTAGAGGATCAGTCGCCCAACCATCGCCGAGGTGTACCCGATCGCGTAGCCGGTCTGCATCCAACAGGCCGGCTCGGTGCCGATGCCGTATTGGGCGATGTGCTCATCATCCTCGCTGGAGTGGTGCCAGAGGAACTCGCCGTAATAGGTGCCCAGATTCATGTCGAATTCGAAGTGCACAGGCTCGACCTTCACCGCGCCCTCAAGCGCATGGATGATCGGGCCGGCGGCAAACAGCGCGAGGATGTCGGCTTCGGGAAAGCGTTCCTTGATCAGTGCCGCGTCCCGCGCGCCGCAATGGTAGCCGGTGCGCAGCATGATCCCGCGCGCGCGGGCCAGGCCCATGCTTTCAATCAGTTCCCGGCGTAGCGCACCGATACCGCTGTTGTGCATCAGCAGCATGCGTGCGCCATTCAACCAGATGCGCCCATCGCCGGGGCTGAACAGCAGGCATTCGGTCAGGTCTTGCAGGGTGGGGGCAGCGCCGGGTGGCAATTGCTCGCTGGCGCCACGCCCGGGTTTCTTTTGTGCTCCACGGGAGAGTTCGGCCAGGGAAATCAGCTTGTCTGCCATAAGAAACCCTTAATTTGAGTAATCATAATCTGCATAGTGCAGCATGAAATTACTGAAATCATCACTTTTCTGAAGCCCTCCATCCCACTCGCTTCACGCCTTTTATCCCTATGTCGGCTGAATGCCCCGTGCTTGAGCGGTTGCCTTGTCATTGCCAAGAGATGGCATATCGCTTGCTACAACTAGTTACCGATATTAACTAATTCGGCAATAACAATATGGCTTGGTTGTCGCTTTCGTGAGGCAGCACAAGCGTGAATCGGGGAACCCGTATGAAGCTGACTAATAAAAGGATCGTCGTGACCGGGGTCTCCTCGGGCATCGGCGCTGAAACAGCTCGAATCCTGCGTGCCCACGGCGCCATCGTCATCGGCATGGATCGCAATGAACCCCACCTGAGCCTGGATCATTTCATCCAGGCTGATCTCAGCCACCCAGACGCCATCGACGCGGCGGTGCAGCAACTGCCGGACACCATCGACGGCCTCTGCAATATCGCCGGGGTGCCGGGCACCGCCGATCCACAACGGGTTGCCCAGGTCAACTACCTGGGGCTGCGCCATCTCTGCGCAGCGGTGCTGCCACGCATCCAGGCCGGTGGCAGCATCGTCAACGTGGCTTCGATCCTTGGCGCGGAGTGGCCACAGCGGGTGGATCTGCACAAGGCGCTGGCCCGTACCGATAGTTTTGCTGACGGCCAGGCCTGGCTGGCCGAGCACCCGGTACCCCGGGAAAGCTGCTACCAGTATTTCAAAGAAGCCTTGATCGTCTGGAACGCCCTGCAGGCCCAGCCATGGTTTATGCAGACCTCGGTGCGTATGAACTGCGTGGCACCTGGGCCGGTGTTCACCCCCATCCTGGGTGATTTCGTCGCCATGCTCGGTAAAGAGCGCATCGACGCTGACGCCCATCGCATGAAGCGCCCGGCCTACGCCGACGAGGTGGCGGGCGCTATTGCCTTTCTGTGCGCCGACGAATCTCGCTGGGTCAATGGCATCAATCTGCCCGTCGATGGCGGCCTGGCATCCACTTACGTCTGAACGAGGAACCTTAAGCCAACGCTTTTTCGTGCAACTCACTGCCGGTCGTTTTCGAGCGAACGGTCGGCTCATAAAACATGCTTCCAACAACAAGAATAATGAGGAACAACATGCATAACTCTCGTTGCTATCCAGGCTTCAAGCGTTCCGCCATGGCGCTCTCGGTTTGTCTGGCGAGCTGGGCCACCCAGTCCCAGGCCGCGCAAATAGATTTGGGCGACAGTGAATGGCGTTTGCGTTGGGACAACACCATCAAGTACAGCCAGGCCTGGCGACTCAAAGGCGCTGACAACAACCTGGTCAACGCCCCCACGGCAGGCGGCTTGTATCCCTCGATACAAAGTCAGGGCGACAAAAACTTCAGCAGCGGCCTGGTCTCCAACCGCCTGGATCTGTTCAGTGAAATGGACCTGAGTCGAGAAAACTACGGCCTGCGCCTCAGCGGCGCGGCCTGGTACGACGATGTCTATAACAAGGACACCGACAGCAGCGAACAGCGGGATTTTCTCGACGATACTCGCGAATTGCACGGGCGTGACGCCGAGTTGTTGGATGCCTTCGTGTTCGTGCGTGGTGATGTCGGCGAGTCGAGCCAGGGCACCGTGCGCCTCGGCCGGCATAGCCTGATCTATGGTGAAAGCCTGTTCTACGGTGGCAATGGTATCGCCGCCGCCCAGGGGCCTAGCGACATCGTCAAGCTGCTCAGCGTACCGGGTACCCAGTTCAAGGAAATCCTGCGTCCGGTCAATCAAGTGTCCGGGCAATTGCAGATCAACCCGCAGTTGTCCGTGGGTGCCTATTATCAGTTCGAATGGGAGCGTTCGAACCTGCCAGGGGCGGGCAGCTACCTGAGCGATAACGATGGCATCGGCAAAGGTTCGGGCGATTGGACTGAAGTGTTTGGCAACACCACCGTCCATGCCTCCGATATCGAGGCCAAAAATTCCGGGCAGGGCGGCATGCAACTGCGCTACAAGCCGGAAGGCACCGAACTGGAACTGGGCTTTTACGCCGCCAAGTACCACGACAAGGCCCCTAGCGCGCTCTATGCCTACCTGGACGGTGCGGCGGCGGCCGCCACCGGGCTGCCGATCCTCGGCTCTTACCGCCAGGTCTACGCCGAAGACATCAAGACCGTCGGGGTCAGCTTCTCTACCGCTCACGGCCCGTTCAACTTCGCCGGCGAGACCTCGGTGCGTTGGGATGCCCCATTGGTGAGCAACCTGCAGGTGGTGACGCCTGGCATGGCCGCGGACAACAGCGGCGACGCGCTCTACGCCAAGGGCAAGACCGCCCACGTTAACCTCTCGACCATCTACCTGCTGTCGCCTGGCGCGCTTTGGGACGGTGGCTCGGTACTCGCCGAACTGGCCTGGAACCGCACCCTCAGCGTCACCGAGAACCGCGCGGCATTGGACTCCAACACCACCCGTGACGCCACTGCACTGCGCGTGCTGGCCGAACCGGCTTACTTCCAGGTGGCTGATGGCCTCGACCTGACCGTACCGATGGGTTTTGGCGTGGTGCTCGATGGGCGTTCCTCAGCGGTCAGCAAGGCCGGTTTTGGCAATACCCACGCCGGCGACTGGAGTGTCGGCCTCAAGGCCACCTACCTGCAGCGCTGGGACTTCGGCATCAATTACGTGAACTTCTTCGGCAAGACGGCGGCAGGGCTGCGCGAAGACGGCAACTTCAGCTACGGGCAATCGCTGGCCGACCGTGACTTCGTCTCCATGTACGTGAAAACCACATTCTAATAAGAGGTTTCATCCGCTATGCAAAGCAAATTTTCCTTGCGTATTTCGGCCTTGGCCATTGCCTTGTTGAGCGCCGGCCTGGTGCAGGCGGCGGTTTCCCCAGAGCAGGCCGCACGGCTTAACACCGATCTTACGCCGCTGGGCGCCGAGCGCGCCGGCAACAAAGACGGCAGCATTCCTGAATGGACGGGGGGCTACACCAAAGCGCCGGCAGGCTACAAGAATGGCGACAAGCGTGCCGATCCATTCGCCGCCGACAAACCCCTGTACTCGGTCAGTGCCTCCAACATGGCCCAGTACGCTGACCAGTTGGCCGAGGGGACCAAGGCCCTGCTGCAGAAGTATCCGGCCTACCGCCTGGACGTCT includes:
- a CDS encoding coniferyl-alcohol dehydrogenase, with the translated sequence MKLTNKRIVVTGVSSGIGAETARILRAHGAIVIGMDRNEPHLSLDHFIQADLSHPDAIDAAVQQLPDTIDGLCNIAGVPGTADPQRVAQVNYLGLRHLCAAVLPRIQAGGSIVNVASILGAEWPQRVDLHKALARTDSFADGQAWLAEHPVPRESCYQYFKEALIVWNALQAQPWFMQTSVRMNCVAPGPVFTPILGDFVAMLGKERIDADAHRMKRPAYADEVAGAIAFLCADESRWVNGINLPVDGGLASTYV
- a CDS encoding DUF1302 domain-containing protein, whose translation is MHNSRCYPGFKRSAMALSVCLASWATQSQAAQIDLGDSEWRLRWDNTIKYSQAWRLKGADNNLVNAPTAGGLYPSIQSQGDKNFSSGLVSNRLDLFSEMDLSRENYGLRLSGAAWYDDVYNKDTDSSEQRDFLDDTRELHGRDAELLDAFVFVRGDVGESSQGTVRLGRHSLIYGESLFYGGNGIAAAQGPSDIVKLLSVPGTQFKEILRPVNQVSGQLQINPQLSVGAYYQFEWERSNLPGAGSYLSDNDGIGKGSGDWTEVFGNTTVHASDIEAKNSGQGGMQLRYKPEGTELELGFYAAKYHDKAPSALYAYLDGAAAAATGLPILGSYRQVYAEDIKTVGVSFSTAHGPFNFAGETSVRWDAPLVSNLQVVTPGMAADNSGDALYAKGKTAHVNLSTIYLLSPGALWDGGSVLAELAWNRTLSVTENRAALDSNTTRDATALRVLAEPAYFQVADGLDLTVPMGFGVVLDGRSSAVSKAGFGNTHAGDWSVGLKATYLQRWDFGINYVNFFGKTAAGLREDGNFSYGQSLADRDFVSMYVKTTF